In one Lolium rigidum isolate FL_2022 chromosome 3, APGP_CSIRO_Lrig_0.1, whole genome shotgun sequence genomic region, the following are encoded:
- the LOC124699519 gene encoding UDP-glucose 6-dehydrogenase 2-like, giving the protein MVKICCIGAGYVGGPTMAVIALKCPDVEVVVVDISEARIAGWNSERLPIYEPGLDDVVKQCRGRNLFFSTDVNRYVGEADIVFVSVNTPTKTRGLGAGKAADLTYWESAARMIADVSRSDKIVVEKSTVPVKTAEAIEKILAHNGRGVRYQILSNPEFLAEGTAVQDLFCPDRVLIGGRETPEGQAAVKALKDVYARWVPEDRIITTNLWSAELSKLAANAFLAQRISSVNAISALCEATGADVTEVAYSIGKDKRIGPRFLSASVGFGGSCFQKDILNLVYICECYALPEVAEYWRQVIGINDYQKSRFVNRVVSSMFNTVAGKKVAVLGFAFKKDTGDTRETPAIDVCRGLLGDKAVLSIYDPQVTEEQVRRDLAMNKFDWDHPRHLQPVGETAGQQVLGVAPDAYEAARDAHAVCILTEWDEFRSLDYIRMYDAMQKPAFVFDGRNIVDPEKLREIGFIVYSIGKPLDHWLRDTPAVA; this is encoded by the coding sequence ATGGTGAAGATCTGCTGCATCGGCGCGGGCTACGTGGGCGGCCCGACGATGGCTGTGATCGCGCTCAAGtgcccggacgtggaggtggtggtggtggacatCTCGGAGGCGCGCATCGCCGGGTGGAACAGCGAGCGGCTCCCCATCTACGAGCCCGGCCTGGACGACGTCGTCAAGCAGTGCCGCGGCCGCAACCTCTTCTTCAGCACCGACGTGAACCGCTACGTGGGCGAGGCGGACATCGTGTTCGTCTCCGTCAACACCCCCACCAAGACCCGCGGCCTGGGCGCCGGCAAGGCCGCCGACCTCACCTACTGGGAGAGCGCGGCGCGCATGATCGCCGACGTCTCCCGCTCCGACAAGATCGTGGTCGAGAAGTCCACCGTGCCCGTCAAGACCGCCGAGGCCATCGAGAAGATCCTCGCCCacaacggccgcggcgtccgctaCCAGATCCTCTCCAACCCGGAGTTCCTCGCCGAGGGCACCGCCGTGCAGGACCTCTTCTGCCCCGACCGCGTCCTCATCGGCGGCCGCGAGACCCCCGAGGGGCAGGCCGCCGTCAAGGCCCTCAAGGACGTGTACGCGCGCTGGGTGCCCGAGGACCGCATCATCACCACCAACCTCTGGTCCGCCGAGCTGTCCAAGCTCGCCGCCAACGCCTTCCTCGCGCAGCGCATCTCCTCCGTCAACGCCATCTCCGCGCTCTGCGAGGCCACCGGGGCCGACGTCACCGAGGTGGCCTACTCCATCGGCAAGGACAAGCGCATCGGCCCGCGGTTCCTGTCCGCCAGCGTGGGGTTCGGCGGCTCCTGCTTCCAGAAGGACATCCTCAACCTGGTCTACATCTGCGAGTGCTACGCGCTCCCGGAGGTGGCGGAGTACTGGCGGCAGGTCATCGGGATCAACGACTACCAGAAGAGCCGGTTCGTCAACCGCGTCGTCTCCTCCATGTTCAACACCGTCGCCGGCAAGAAGGTGGCCGTACTCGGGTtcgccttcaagaaggacacGGGCGACACTCGCGAGACGCCAGCCATCGACGTCTGCCGGGGACTGCTCGGCGACAAGGCCGTGCTGAGCATCTACGACCCGCAGGTCACGGAGGAGCAGGTGCGGCGGGACCTCGCCATGAACAAGTTCGACTGGGACCACCCGCGCCACCTGCAGCCCGTGGGCGAGACCGCCGGCCAGCAGGTGCTGGGCGTGGCGCCGGACGCCTACGAGGCCGCCCGTGACGCGCACGCCGTCTGCATCCTCACCGAGTGGGACGAGTTCAGGAGCCTCGACTACATCCGGATGTACGACGCCATGCAGAAGCCGGCGTTCGTCTTCGACGGCCGCAACATCGTCGACCCGGAGAAGCTCCGGGAGATCGGGTTCATCGTTTACTCCATCGGCAAGCCGCTTGACCACTGGCTCAGGGACACGCCAGCCGTCGCCTGA